GGTGCAGGAAAAGCTATTGCGCGTTATTGAGTATGGCGAGCTGGAGCGCGTGGGCGGCAGTCAGCCGCTCCAGGTGAATGTTCGCCTGGTGTGCGCTACCAACGCCAACCTGCCGGAGATGGTTGAGCAGGAGCGGTTTCGCGCCGATCTGCTGGATCGGCTGGCGTTTGACGTGGTCAACCTGCCCCCGCTGCGCGAGCGGCGTAGCGATATCATGCTGCTGGCGGAGCAGTTTGCCATTCAGATGTGCCGCGAGCTGGGTCTGCCGCTGTTCCCTGGCTTCAGCCAGCACGCCCGCGAAACGCTGCTCGACTACCGCTGGCCGGGTAATATCCGCGAGCTGAAAAACGTGGTTGAACGCTCCGTCTATCGGCACGGCAGCAGCGACACCGAGCTGGATGAGATTGTGATCGATCCCTTTAATCGCCCCATACAGTCGCCCGTTGAACGACCCCGGGCCGCGGCTTCGCCCTCCCTGCCGTTGGATTTGCGTCAGTTCCAGCAGGAGCAGGAAAAGCAACTGCTGGAGCAGAGTCTGCGGGAGGCGAAATTTAATCAGAAACGCGCGGCTGAACTGCTGGGGCTGACCTACCATCAATTAAGGGCATTGCTCAAAAAGCATCAACTGCGCTGACAATATCAGCACTTATCCGCAGACATTTTTACGAAGCAGGTGTAAGTGCGATACACTTTGCAGATCGTCACTAAAAACCTTAAAAATTATGCGTCTGGTTTTCTCGTCCCTGATTGCGCTCGGTCTGTTAAGCAGCCAGGCTTTTGCTGCGCCCACGCCTGCAGATCGCGCCGATATTCGCGACAGCGGCTTTGTCTACTGCGTCAGTGGGCAGGTCAACACCTTCAACCCGCAAAAAGCGAGCAGCGGCCTGATCGTCGACACCCTCGCCGCGCAGCTGTATGACCGCCTGCTGGATGTCGACCCTTATACCTACCGCCTGGTACCGGAGCTGGCCGAGAGCTGGGAGGTGTTAGACAACGGTGCCACCTACCGCTTCCGTCTGCGCGACGATGTGAACTTCCAGACCACCCCGTGGTTTAAACCCACCCGCAAACTGAATGCGGACGATGTGGTCTTCACCTTCCAGCGTATTTTCAACCGCGACCATGCGTGGCACTACGTGAACGGCGGCAGTTTCCCCTACTTCGACAGCCTGCAGTTTGCGGATACGGTGAAAAACGTGCGCAAGCTGGATAACCGCACGGTGGAGTTCACCCTCGCCCGTCCGGATGCTTCCTTCCTGTGGCATCTGGCGACGCATTATGCCTCGGTGATGTCCTCGGAATATGCCACCCAGCTGACCCTGCAGGATAAACAGGAGCTGATGGATCGCCAGCCGGTGGGCACCGGGCCGTTCCAGATCGCCGAGTATCGCGCCGGGCAGTATGTGCGTCTGCAACGCCATGAGAAATTCTGGCGCGGCAAACCGCTGATGCCCCAGGTAGTGGTGGATTTAGGCTCTGGCGGGACAGGCCGATTGTCGAAGCTGCTCACCGGCGAGTGCGATGTGCTGGCCTGGCCCGCCGCCAGCCAGCTGACCATCCTGCGCGACGATCCGCGTCTGCGCCTGACGCTGCGCCCGGGAATGAACATCGCCTACCTGGCGTTTAACACTAATAAACCGCCGCTGAACAATCCGGCGGTGCGTCACGCCCTGGCGCTGGCGATCAATAACCAGCGTCTGATGCAGTCCATTTACTACGGTACCGCAGAAACCGCCGCCTCAATCCTGCCCCGCGCCTCGTGGGCTTACGATAGCGAGGCTAAAATTACTGAATACAACCCGGATAAATCACGCGAGCAGCTCAAGGCGCTGGGGGCGGAGAACCTCACCCTGCAACTGTGGGTGCCCACCAGCTCCCAGGCCTGGAACCCGAGTCCGCTGAAGACCGCCGAACTGCTGCAGGCCGACCTCGCCCAGGTGGGGGTCAAGGTGGTGATTATCCCGGTGGAAGGCCGTTTTCAGGAGGCGCGCCTGATGGACATGAACCATGATTTAACCCTTGCCGGCTGGGCAACCGACAGTAACGACCCGGACAGTTTCTTCCGGCCGCTGCTGAGCTGCGCGGCCATCGATTCGCAGACCAACTATGCCCACTGGTGTCATCGCGAGTTTGATGACATCCTGCGCAAAGCGCTGTCTACCCAGCAGCTGGCGGCGCGCATCGATGCCTATGACGAAGCGCAAGTGATTCTGGCCAAAGAGCTGCCGGTGCTGCCGCTGGCCTCCTCCCTGCGTCTGCAGGCTTACCGTTACGATATTAAAGGCCTGGTGCTCAGTCCGTTTGGTAACGCGTCCTTTGCCGGCGTCTCCCGTGAACAGCAAGAAGAGGTGAAAAAACCGTGATTATTTTTACCTTACGTCGGCTGCTGTTGCTGCTGATCACCCTCTTCTTTCTGACCTTTGTCGGCTTCAGTCTGAGCTATTTCACCCCCCATGCGCCGCTTCAGGGCGCTTCCCTGTGGAACGCATGGTGGTTCTGGTTTGAAGGCGTGCTGCACTGGGACTTCGGCGTCTCGAGCATTAACGGCCAGCCCATCGCCGAACAGCTGAAAGAGGTGTTCCCCGCCACCATGGAGTTATGCATCCTGGCGTTCGGCTTTGCGCTGGTAGTGGGGATCCCGGTCGGGATGCTCGCCGGGATCACCCGCAACAAGTGGCAGGATAAACTGATCAGCGCCATCGCCCTGCTCGGTTTTTCGGTTCCGGTGTTCTGGCTGGCGCTGCTGCTGACGCTCTTTTTCTCGCTGACGCTTGGCTGGCTGCCGGTCTCCGGGCGCTTCGACCTGCTGTATGCGGTGAAGACGGTTACCGGTTTTGCGATTATTGACGCCTGGCTCTCAGATTCGGTCTGGCGCCATGAGATGATTATCAGCGCCGTGCGCCACATGGTGTTGCCGGTGCTGGCGCTGGCCGTTGCGCCGACCACTGAGGTGATCCGCCTGATGCGCATCAGCACCATCGAGGTGTTCGATCAGAACTATGTCAAAGCCGCCGCCACGCGCGGGCTGTCGCGGCTGACGATTCTCCGCCGCCACGTCCTGCATAACGCCCTGCCGCCGGTGATCCCGCGTCTTGGCCTGCAGTTTTCCACCATGCTGACCCTGGCGATGATTACCGAGATGGTCTTTAGCTGGCCGGGTCTCGGACGCTGGCTGATCAACGCCATCCGCCAGCAGGACTACGCCGCGATCTCCGCTGGCGTGATGGTGATTGGCGCGCTGGTGATTATTGTTAACGTGATATCCGATATTTTGGGCGCTATGGCTAACCCGTTGAAACATAAGGAATGGTATGCCTTACGATAGCGTATACAGTGAAAAGCGCACGCCCGGAGCGTTGCGCACCGTGTGGCGTAATTTCTACGGCGACACCACGGCGATGATCGGCCTGTACGGCTGCGGCGGTCTGGTGCTGCTGTGCATCATGGGATCCTGGTTTGCTCCCTACGGCATCGACCAGCAGTTCCTTGGCTATCAGCTGTTGCCGCCCTCCTGGTCGCGTTACGGCGAGGTCTCCTTCTTCCTCGGCACCGATGACCTGGGGCGCGATGTCCTGAGCCGCCTGCTGAGCGGCGCGGCGCCCACGGTGGGCGGTGCCTTTATTGTCACCCTGGCGGCGACGCTGTGTGGTCTGGTGCTGGGCATTGTCGCCGGAGCAACCCACGGCCTGCGTTCGGCGGTGACGAACCATATTCTCGACACTCTGCTGTCAATCCCGTCGCTGCTGCTGGCAATCATCGTGGTGGCCTTCTCCGGGCCGCACCTGATCCACGCCATGTTTGCGGTGTGGCTGGCGCTGCTGCCGCGCATGGTGCGCTCGGTCTATAGCCTGGTTCACGATGAGCTGGAAAAAGAGTACGTGGTTGCCGCCCGTCTGGATGGCGCAACCACCTTAAATATTCTGTGGTTCGCGGTGCTGCCCAATATCGCTTCCGGGATGGTCACTGAGATCACCCGCGCCCTGTCGATGGCGATCCTCGATATCGCCGCGCTCGGGTTTCTCGATCTGGGCGCGCAGCTTCCTTCTCCGGAATGGGGAGCGATGCTGGGCGACGCGCTGGAATTGATCTACGTGGCTCCCTGGACGGTGATGCTGCCGGGCGCCGCGATTATGATTAGCGTACTGCTGGTAAACCTGCTTGGCGACGGCATTCGTCGCGCCATAGTGGCGGGGGGTGGAATAATGCCGTTACTGGATATTCGCAATCTGACGATTGAATTTAAAACCGGCGAAGGCTGGGTGAAAGCGGTTGACCGGGTCAGCATTACCTTGAGCGAAGGCGAGATCCGCGGCCTGGTTGGCGAGTCGGGTTCCGGCAAGAGCTTAATTGCCAAAGCCATTTGCGGCGTGGCGAAAGATAACTGGCGCGTCACTGCCGATCGCATGCGTTTTGATGATATCGATCTGCTGCGCCTCTCCGTCCGCGAGCGACGCAAGCTGGTGGGCCACAACGTGTCGATGATCTTTCAGGAGCCGCAGTCCTGTCTCGATCCGTCGGAGCGGGTAGGCAAACAGCTAATGCAGAACATACCCGCCTGGACCTATAAAGGCCGCTGGTGGCAGCGTTTTGGCTGGCGTAAACGCCGGGCCATTGAGCTGCTGCACCGGGTGGGGATCAAGGATCATAAAGATGCCATGCGCAGCTTCCCCTATGAACTGACCGACGGCGAGTGCCAGAAAGTGATGATCGCCATTGCGCTCGCCAACCAGCCGCGCCTGCTGATTGCCGACGAACCGACCAACGCGATGGAGCCCACCACCCAGGCGCAGATTTTCCGCCTGCTTACCCGGCTTAATCAGAACAATAACACCACCATTTTGCTGATCAGCCATGACCTGCAGATGCTGAGCAAATGGGCGGATAAGATTGACGTGATGTACTGCGGTCAGACCGTGGAAACCGCCGGCAGCGAGGAGCTGGTGACCATGCCGCATCACCCCTATACCCAGGCGCTGATCCGCGCCATCCCCGATTTTGGCAACTCCATGCCGCATAAAAGCCGTCTCAACACCCTGCCGGGGGCGATCCCGCTGCTGGAGCAGTTGCCGATCGGCTGTCGTCTGGGGCCGCGCTGCCCTTATGCACAGCGGAAATGCATTGAAACCCCGCGCCTTGCCGGGCCGAGAAACCATCTGTTTGCCTGCCATTTCCCGCTGAACATGGAGAAAGAGTGACATGGTCGAAACCCTGCTGGAAGTGCGCAACCTGAGTAAAACCTTTCGCTATCGCACTGGTTTGTTCCACCGCCAGACCGTCGAAGCGGTGAAACCGCTGAGCTTTACCCTGCGCGAAAAGCAGACCCTGGCGATTATCGGTGAAAACGGTTCGGGGAAATCGACGCTGGCAAAAATGCTGGCCGGGATGATCGAACCGTCCGATGGCGAAGTATTGATTGACGACCATCTGCTGAAGTTTGGCGATTACTCGTTCCGCAGTCAGCGGATCCGCATGATTTTTCAGGATCCCTCTACCTCGCTGAACCCGCGCCAGCGCATCTCGCAGATCCTCGATTTCCCGCTACGTCTGAATACCGATCTCGAGTTTGAGGCGCGACGTAAGCAGATTATTGAAACCCTGCGAATGGTCGGGCTGCTGCCGGATCACGTCAGTTACTATCCGCACATGCTGGCACCGGGGCAGAAACAGCGTCTCGGCCTTGCCCGCGCGCTGATCCTGCGGCCAAAAGTGATTATCGCTGACGAAGCGCTGGCCTCGCTGGATATGTCGATGCGTTCACAGTTAATCAACCTGATGCTGGAGTTGCAGGAGAAACAGGGTATCTCGTATATCTACGTGACCCAGCATCTGGGGATGATGAAGCACATCAGCGATCAGGTGATGGTGATGCATGAAGGTTCGGTGGTTGAGCGCGGCAGTACCGCGTCGGTACTGGCTTCGCCGCTTCACGATCTGACGAAACGCTTAATCGCCGGGCATTTTGGCGAAGCCTTAACCGCCGATGCGTGGCGCAAAGATCGCTGACCATCCCCTGTACAGAGTGGTCGGATTTCACTGTCTGTGACACATGCTATCATCGCCGCGTTTTAACGACGGCTGACCGTACAGCTGACAGCCGCCACAACAATGAATAAAAGGATTAGAGCTATGGGTTTTCTTTCCGGTAAGCGCATTCTGGTAACTGGCGTTGCCAGCAAACTGTCTATCGCATACGGTATCGCACAGGCGATGCATCGCGAAGGCGCTGAGCTGGCATTCACCTACCAGAACGACAAGCTGAAAGGCCGCGTAGAAGAGTTTGCCGCGCAGCTGGGTTCCAGCATTGTTCTGGAATGCGATGTTGCAGAAGATGAAAGCATTGATGGCATGTTCGCTGAGCTGGCAAAAACCTGGCCGAAATTTGACGGTTTCGTTCACTCAATCGGTTTTGCACCAGGCGATCAGCTGGATGGCGACTACGTGAATGCGGTCACCCGTGAAGGCTTCAAAATTGCTCACGACATCAGCTCCTACAGCTTTGTGGCGATGGCCAAATCCTGCCGCACCATGCTGAATCCGGGCTCAGCCCTGCTGACCCTCTCCTACCTGGGTGCTGAGCGCGCTATCCCGAACTACAACGTGATGGGTCTGGCGAAAGCCTCTCTGGAAGCTAACGTGCGCTATATGGCGAACGCCATGGGTCCTGAAGGCGTGCGCGTGAACGGGATCTCTGCGGGTCCAATCCGTACTCTGGCCGCTTCCGGCATCAAAGACTTCCGTAAAATGCTGGCGCACTGCGAAGCGGTGACCCCAATCCGTCGCACCGTCACCATCGAAGACGTAGGTAACTCCGCGGCGTTCCTCTGCTCTGACCTCTCTGCTGGCATCTCCGGCGAAGTGGTTCACGTTGACGGCGGTTTCAACATCGCTGCAATGAACGAGTTAGAAATCAAATAAGTTCGTCACCTTCCCGCTGCGGCGGGAAGGTTTGCCTGCTGTTCCGTCCCATTTTTCCCCTCGTTATTCCGTTCCGCTATTTGTTATCACCTAACAATATTTTTCCGCTTATCCGCCTTACGCCAGGATATTGATCGCCATTTTGAGATCAAGGAACGCACATGGAACAACGCCGTATTTCTGGCAAAGGCCACTGGTATCATGAGACCCAGTCCAGTAGCAGCCCGACGGAAGTCCTGCCTTTGGTTCCCGAAGCCGCACAGGTCGCGGATCGTTTTTTGCTGAACCTCACTTTACCGGCATCGCTGCTGGCGGCCTGTGAGCGCTGGTTAACCCCGGCCCGGGCGCTGTGTGACCTCTTTTTCCCGCGCGCCGTGCCGGTCAATCGCCTGCGCACGCTGAGCGCGTATGACCGCTTCAGCACCGCGCTGACGGTGGCCCAGGTGTGCGGCGTGCAGCGTCTGTGTAATCACTACGCCGCCCTGCTCGCCCCGCTCCCCGGTCCTGACTCCTCCCGTGAAAGTAATCGCCGCCTCGCCCAGATCACCCAGTATGCCCGGCAGCTTGCCAGCTCACCCGACGTGATCGACAGCAAAGCACAGCAGGAACTCGATGAGGTGGGCCTGACGGTGTATGACATCGTGACCATCAATCAGATTATCGGCTTCGTCGGCTTTCAGGCGCGGGTGGTGGCGGTGTTCCAGGCTCTGCTCGGACACCCTGTCCGCTGGCTGCCCGGGCACCACATCCCGCCGCACGCCCTGATTGATGACAGTGCACTGAATAGGGACGCCTGGGAGCCTGTGGTGCCGGGCGTTGAGCAACGGAACGCCAGCGCGCAACAGCTGGCGTCGCTTGAGCGCTGGCAGACCGAGCCGCTCTTGCAGCAGCTCACGCCGGTGCTGTGCCATGAGCCGGCGATCCTCGATTACACCGGCGAAATCCTGGTTAGCGGGATCCATGCCGCGCAGCAAGTCGATATACCGGATGAGGCGGTGAGGCGCGCCGTAGAACAGCTTACGCGCTCCCCGGATCGGTTCAGTGCCGCGCAGTTTACCCCATTGACCGACGAGGGGCTTCCTCCGGCTCAGGCTATCAACCTGCTGACCTGGAGCGCTTTTTGCGGCTGGTTGAACCGTCTGAAAATCGCCATTGGCAGAGGCGAATAACCATACTAATTACCTAAAGAGCGCTTGCTGTAGCAGTGAGATTCGCGTAAAACTGTCAGCCGCTCAATGGCTACGAAAATAGATCACTATGCTCCAGGACAACCCGCTGCTAGCGCAGCTTAAACAGCAACTGCATTCCCAGACGCCACGTGCTGAAGGGGTCGTAAAAGCCACGGAAAAAGGCTTTGGCTTCCTTGAAGTCGATGCACAGAAAAGTTACTTCATTCCGCCTCCGCAGATGAAGAAAGTGATGCACGGCGATCGTATTACCGCCGTGATCCATAGCGAAAAGGATCGTGAGTCTGCCGAGCCTGAAGCGTTGATCGAACCGTTCCTGACCCGCTTTGTGGGGAAGGTACTCCGTAAAGATGACCGCCTCTCCATCATCCCGGACCATCCCCTGCTGAAGGATGCCATCCCTTGCCGCGCCGAGCGCGGCGTTGCGCATGATTTTAAAGAAGGTGACTGGGCCGTGGCTGAAATGCGCCGTCACCCGCTGAAGGGCGACCGCGGTTTTTATGCCGAGCTGACCCAGTTCATTACCTTTGGCGACGACCATTTCGTGCCATGGTGGGTTACCCTGGCACGCCATAATCTGGAAAAAGAAGCGCCAGAAGGCGTGGCGACGGAGATGCTGGACGAAGGTCTGGAACGTCGCGATCTTACCGCCCTCAATTTTGTCACCATCGACAGCGCCAGCACCGAAGATATGGACGATGCGCTGTATGTGGAAGAACAGGCTGACGGGAAACTGCTGTTAACCGTGGCGATTGCCGATCCAACGGCCTGGATCGCTGAAGGCACCCCGCTGGATGAGTCTGCCAAAATCCGCGCCTTCACCAACTATCTGCCGGGCTTCAACATCCCGATGCTGCCGCGCGAACTCTCTGACGACTTGTGCTCGCTGCGCGCCAATGAAGTGCGCCCGGTTCTCGCCTGCCGCATGACCATTGCTGCCGATGGCACCATCGAAGAGAACATCGAATTCTTTGCCGCGACCATCGAGTCGAAAGCCAAGCTGGTGTATGACGAGGTGTCTGACTGGCTGGAAAACAGCGGTAGCTGGCAGCCTGCTAGTGACGCCATCGCCGAACAGATCCGTCTGTTGCAGCGCGTCTGTCTGAGCCGCAGCGAGTGGCGTAAGACCCACGCGCTGGTGTTCAAGGATCGCCCTGACTATCGCTTTATTCTCGGTGAAAAAGGCGAAGTGCTGGATATCGTTGCTGAACCGCGTCGTATCGCTAACCGCATTGTTGAAGAGTCGATGATTGCGGCGAACATCTGTGCGGCTCGCGTCCTGCGCGACCAGCTCGGTTTCGGTATCTATAACGTGCACACCGGCTTCGATCCGGCCAACAGCGAAGCGCTGGCTGCCCTGTTGAAGACCCACGACGTGCACGTCGATCCGCAGGAGGTCCTGACGCTGAACGGCTTCTGTAAGCTGCGTCGTGAGCTGGATGCGCAGCCGTCCGGTTTCCTCGACAGCCGCATTCGCCGTTTCCAGTCTTTCGCGGAGATCAGCACCGAACCGGGCCCGCACTTTGGCCTGGGTCTGGAAGCCTATGCGACCTGGACATCCCCGATCCGTAAGTATGGCGATATGGTAAACCACCGTCTGCTGAAAGCGATCGTCAAGGGTGAGACCATCGCCCGTCCGCAGGACGAGACCACCGTGCAGATGGCAGAGCGTCGTCGTCTTAACCGCATGGCAGAACGCGATGTGGGTGACTGGCTGTATGCCCGCTTCCTGAAAGACAAAGCCGGGACTGACACCCGTTTTGCGGCGGAGATCATTGATATCAGCCGTGGCGGCATGCGTGTTCGTCTGGTGGATAACGGCGCCGTGGCTTTTATTCCGGCTCCGTTCCTGCATGCCGTGCGTGATGAACTGGTCTGCAGCCAGGAGAACGGCACCGTTCAGATCAAAGGTGAAGTGGCCTTTAAAGTGACCGAAGTTATCGACGTTACTATCGCTGAAGTGCGCATGGAAACACGCAGCGTTATCGCCCGCCCTGCCGTCTGATTGTCACCTGCTAAAAAGTCGGATTCACCCTCCCGGGTGATCCGACTTTTTTTATTACTGCTAAAACCCCATTCACATCATTTTTCCTTACCTTTTCCTCCCACAAATTGCAAAAAGCGATCACAATTATTAGCGGCGGGCGTGTTCACGTCGTACTGCGTTACAGGAATATTGATTCGCCTGTATCCTTTTTCGCCATTCTCGTTCTAATATAAGAATACCGGGAAAAAACAATAAGTTTAGCTCGGGATCACCGCCGTTTTAGCGCGATTAAACCGACTGGAAATGCATAATCTATGCAATTAAGTGCGCCTGGGAGAGAGCATGATTGACGATCTGGAGCAAAATTTGCTGTTTCGTTACATGGGCACCCACAGTCCCTGGTGGCGGCTGACGGCGGACAGCAATGCTCTCCATCTTGCGGCCAGTGAAAGTGCCGATACGACGCAAGTTGTAGCACTCTCCGATGAACAGGCCAGTCATATTCGCCAGATGACGGTGATTACCTCCAGCATAACCATGACGCTCTCCCTGTACGGTACCGAGGTACCCGTGCATCTGGTGGGCCGCAAAATAAATAAAAAAGAGTGGGCCGGGACCGCCTCCGCCTGGCACGACACCTCCGCCGTCGCCCGCGATCTGGCGCAGGGTCTCTCCTTTGCCGAGCAGGTGGTCTCTGAAGCCAACTCGGTCATCGTCATCCTCGACCGGCACGGCAATATTCAACGCTTCAACCGCCTGAGCGAAGAATACACCGGCATGAAAGAGCACGAGGTCATCGGCCAGAACGTTTTCAAGCTATTCATGAGCCGCAGCGAAGCCGCCGCCTCCCGCCGTAATATCAGCGGTTTTTTCCGGGACGGTAGCTCCTACGAAGTGGAGCGCTGGATCAAAACCCGCAAGGGGCAACGCCTGTTCCTGTTTCGTAATAAATTTGTGCACAGCGGCAGCGGCAAAAATGAAATTTTCCTTATCTGTTCCGGTACGGATATTACCGAAGAGCGCCGCGCCCAGGAGCGGCTCCGGGTGCTCGCCAATACCGATACCATCACCGGCCTGCCAAACCGCAATGCCATCCACGACCTTATCAGCGAAGCGATAGATACGCGCGGCGACACCCAGGTGGGCGTGGTCTATCTCGACCTCGATAATTTCAAAAAGGTGAATGACGCCTACGGACATATGTTTGGCGATCAGCTTTTACAGGCGGTGGCGCTGGCGATCCTCAGTTGCCTGGAAGATGGCCAGGTGCTGGCCCGTCTGGGCGGAGATGAGTTCATCGTGCTGGCCACCGGCACCTCGCAGGGCGCGCTGGAGGCGATGGCCTCGCGGATCCTGACCCGGCTGCGCCAGCCCTTCCGGATAGGTTTAATTGAAGTCTATACCGGCTGTTCTCTGGGGATCTCCCTCGCCCCCCAGCACGGGACCGATCGCGAAAGCGTGATCCGCAATGCCGATACCGCTATGTATACCGCCAAAGAGAACGGGCGCGGCACATTCTGCGTCTTCTCGCCGGAGATGAATCAGCGCGTCTTTGAATACCTCTGGCTGGACACCAACCTGCGCAAGGCGCTGGATAACGACCAGCTGGTGATCCACTACCAGCCGAAAATTACCTGGCGGGGCGAGGTTAAAACCCTCGAAGCGCTGGTGCGCTGGCAGTCACCGGAGCGCGGGCTGATCCCGCCGCTGGAGTTTATCTCCTATGCCGAAGAGTCAGGGCTCATCGTGCCGCTGGGCCGTTGGGTCATGCTGGATGTGGTGCGCCAGATCGCCAAATGGCGCGATAAAGGCATTAATCTGCGCGTGGCGGTCAACGTTTCGGCCCGCCAACTGGCGGATCAGACCATCTTCAGCGATCTGAAACAGGCGCTGAAGGATCTCAATTTTGAGTACTGCCCGGTTGACGTGGAGCTGACGGAAAGCTGCCTGATTGAGAACGAAGAGCTGGCACTGTCGGTCATCCAGCAGTTCAGCAAGCTGGGGGCGCAGATCCATCTTGATGACTTCGGTACCGGTTATTCGTCGCTGTCGCAGCTGGCTCGTTTCCCTATCGACGCCATTAAGCTCGATCAGGCTTTTGTCCGGGATATTCATAAGCAGTCGGTGTCGCAGTCATTGGTGCGCGCGATTGTTGCCGTCGCCCAGGCGCTGAATTTGCAGGTGATTGCTGAAGGGGTAGAGAGCGCAAAAGAAGACGCCTTTCTGACAAAGAATGGCGTCAACGAACGACAGGGTTTTCTCTTTGCTAAGCCCATGCCCGCTGTCGCATTCGAGCGATGGTTTAAACGTTATCAGTCACGCAACGCGCGTTAGCTGGCTTTACGCAGGCCTGATGCGGTGTGGCGATCCTG
This Leclercia sp. S52 DNA region includes the following protein-coding sequences:
- the pdeR gene encoding cyclic di-GMP phosphodiesterase, encoding MIDDLEQNLLFRYMGTHSPWWRLTADSNALHLAASESADTTQVVALSDEQASHIRQMTVITSSITMTLSLYGTEVPVHLVGRKINKKEWAGTASAWHDTSAVARDLAQGLSFAEQVVSEANSVIVILDRHGNIQRFNRLSEEYTGMKEHEVIGQNVFKLFMSRSEAAASRRNISGFFRDGSSYEVERWIKTRKGQRLFLFRNKFVHSGSGKNEIFLICSGTDITEERRAQERLRVLANTDTITGLPNRNAIHDLISEAIDTRGDTQVGVVYLDLDNFKKVNDAYGHMFGDQLLQAVALAILSCLEDGQVLARLGGDEFIVLATGTSQGALEAMASRILTRLRQPFRIGLIEVYTGCSLGISLAPQHGTDRESVIRNADTAMYTAKENGRGTFCVFSPEMNQRVFEYLWLDTNLRKALDNDQLVIHYQPKITWRGEVKTLEALVRWQSPERGLIPPLEFISYAEESGLIVPLGRWVMLDVVRQIAKWRDKGINLRVAVNVSARQLADQTIFSDLKQALKDLNFEYCPVDVELTESCLIENEELALSVIQQFSKLGAQIHLDDFGTGYSSLSQLARFPIDAIKLDQAFVRDIHKQSVSQSLVRAIVAVAQALNLQVIAEGVESAKEDAFLTKNGVNERQGFLFAKPMPAVAFERWFKRYQSRNAR